The genomic interval CTCCTGATACCTCCTTGTTCTCCATGTAGAtggatcttttctttcctttactcgGAAGTGAGAACTGGTCTGCTTTTTCCTCTAGCTCACTCAGTTTTGCATATTCTAATTTAGGAGAAAGCCACCTTGAAGGCGACTTCCATTCCTAGTCTCCAGGGCAGATAGAATTTCCCCCCGTTGTTTTGTTCTGTGTGTCAGTTCAGTGTGAATTTGGAACTGGATTGGAGAGTTATAAGTATTTTAACAAATGAGGTTTGATTGTCATCTTACCCTGGAAGTCTCCATGTTGATGCTTCATTGGTTATATAGTTTCTGATATCCTTGAttgaaaaaatgttgaaagacAAAAGTAGGTTATTAATCTAATGTAaaggtaatttttatgtttcctgGGACCATTTATGAAGTTGGAATCAAAGTAGAAATTGGTCGCCAAAAATTACTGCCTAAATTATGTACTTTTAACAAACACAGGGGATTATAAAGGAGTAGATCTCTTTTAAATCCAAAAATCTCTGAAGAATAAATCCTCTATAGATAACCCTTTAGTTTGGAATTAGCTGTTTATACTCTCTAAATCTAGAGATCTCATCAGTAACTGGGTCTCTACTGAATGTAGCCTTGTTAGGGAGAAGGGACTATCTTCTGACTATCTTCTGATTGTTGATACTGCTTTCTCTACGACATCAGAAGTGCTGAATTAGTGAATGAGATGTATGTGATAAGCAGTTACAGAAGACTGAGGGATCAGCAAGCAAGCCAGTTATCGTGCTGGAGGCTGAACTTTGCCCTTACAGTCAACCTCTGCAAACTCGGAAAGTATATGATctatttcctctttattcttttccttaatcccactttaaaaattaaatattttcagagaagTCAAAAGAatgcctctttttaaataaaatattttatgtaaacttttattttcataagacTCTAGCTTTTTACTTAGTTTATGTCTGTTGTTCTAAGTTTTTATTCATGAACTAAAATGTTTAAAGGTTTTACTCACGTGAACATGAATACAGTGGATTACATATAGTTCGACCTTCAACTGGGAAAATTGTGAATGAACTTTTCAAAGAGGCAAGGGAACATGGGGCTGTCCCTCTGAGTGAAGCCACAAGAGCTTCAGGTGATGATAAATCTAAGGTCAGTGCTCAATTTTAAACTAAATacactgtttatatattttacctcctctttcatttttatattacttgcaaacatatttttctaattgtaatttctcttttaaatatttgtttcatttctataaaattataatctttCTATTAATGATTGAAAGTTGAgataattttttacatttctgaacAACTATTTAAGTTACCTTTTAATTTCAAAACAACTAGTAGAGTCATAAGCTTTTGCGTAAAGAATACAGGGAGGTTTCATGTACCTTTCACCTAGTTTTCCCTAATGGTTACGTTTTACAGGATTACAGTAGAATATCAAAGCCAGGAATTTGGCATTTCTCTATGTCTATGTCTTTTTATCACATGTGTGATCACCCAGCTGAAGCTCTCCTTCATAGCCTACCCATTTGTATTCACACCCACCCCCTTTCTCCTACCATCCCTAACCTCTAGCCAATACCAGTTAATTGGTTTTTCATCTTTGTAATTTTACCATATTAAGAATGCTACACAGGCTgctggtggtggctcatgtctgtaatcctagcactttgggaggccgaggcagacagatcacagttcaagaccagcctgaccaacatggtgaaactctgataAACAAATGGAGTCATAACATATGTGACCTTTTGGAATAGCTTTTCTCACTCTGCATAATGCCCTTGAAATCTATCAGAGTTTTTGCTTGTATCacaactttgttcctttttaattcCTGAGTAGCATTTTATGGTttagatataccacagtttaacCATTCATGTATTGAGGAATATTTTAGTTTCCAGcttttgactattacaaataaagccgCTATGAACAATTAGGTACAGGTTTTCTtatataagtttttatttctctgggataaatgctcagagtgcaattgctgggtcatacatTAAGTGTATGTTTAGTTTAATAAAcagccaaactattttccagaatggttttgccattttatattcccacatATATGAGAGaaccagtttctctgcatccttttcAGCATATAgtattgttactgtttttaattttagccattggGTAGGTGTGTAGAGATAATacaatgtggttttatttctctaatgactaatgatgttaatttgcattttcctaatggctagtgaggaacatcttttcatgtattgcTTTGCCATTATCTGTATTAATTCTTTTCAGTGAAACATCTCTTCAttacttttgcccattttctaattgaattattttgttactgttgagttttgagaattatttgtatattttaataggtatgtgtcctttgtcagatacatggtttgcagaTATTTCCTCCCTGAATGTCATTTGTGTTTTATCCTCATAACAGGGTTTTTGTAAAGCAAAAGATAAAActttgataaagttcaattttttttttcttttatggatcatgcttttgctGTATTATCTAAGAACTTTTCACTTAACTGTAGgtcccaaatattttcttccatgttaTCTAGAAAAATGTTACAGCTTTACATTTAAAGCCAtgatcaatttgaattttttatataaGGTGTGAGGTTGACACCAGAGTTTATTGTTTTGCTTATGGATGTCCAGTTGCTCCAGCATCGCTTCTTGAAAGGcactcctttctccattgaattgcctttgtacCTTTCTAAATTTCTATAAAACTTCTGTACACCTTTTTAATTATTATCAACTGACACAATATCGGTATACTGAAGACCAACACTTAGCTGTCTTTTGGAGTATAATTTCATATATTCTTATAAGCAGCATTTCTCAACCTGAAATTTCTCCATCAAAATTATTTGTGGAGGTTATCTAAACTGCCGCATGGCTTCAGGTATTATGGTTCAATAGATTTGGGGTATGCCTAGAaacatgcctttttaaaaaatctttatgatAATTTCGACATCCATTGTTGAGAGCCACTGCTctaataaaacttaaattttggtttttattttcattattcatgaATGGTTTGAAATTATCTTTTAGTCAAGTCTTATGGTAATTTTGATTCTTGAAGGTTCTCCAATATGAGCTATTTTGGCTAATGAGAATTTATCTAGTTTTAAAATACCCATCACATAATAACTTGTTGCTGAATACTCCTTAGTGAATTTTAACTCATTTCCTGTGTATTTTAGTCATTTACAGGTGGAGGATACAGATTGGGCAATTCCTTTTGTAAGCGGTCtgaatatatatatggagagaatCAGCTGCAAGATGTAGGTAcaataatcaaaatgaaaaaatatacatatttgcttctagtttctaaaactttttagatgaaaaattgataatataatctttttgttactttttaaaacatgagttATAAGGACCAATGATGTGTGAGTTTTCAGtctcaatttttatgttttgtatcgCACTTATGCCTTGCACTTAGAGATATGtaactatttgttgaaagaatggaTGATTCATTGTCAAAATGAATTtgcagccaggcatagtgacatgcacctgcagtcccaactactccagtggctgaggtaggaggatcacttgagcccagaaattcaaggccagcctggaaaacatagccagaccctatttcttaaaaaaaaaaaaaacagtgttttaaaaaatgaactctggccaggggcagtggcttaggtctataatcccagcactttgggagtctgaggtggacagattgcttgagtccaggagttcaagacgaatctggacaacataatgagagcctggctgttttaaaaaatcaattttaaaaaattgaacaaataaatagttactattaaaatgatatattttcataatttgagGTGAGGTATACATGTAGAACACCTAAAAtcattctttgtttctgttgctcTTTGAAATTTTGgagttttaactttattttaaaaatttacagtttCTTGGAAGGTTactgaaaattctttctttcacttggctCTGTAGTAAAGAAGAGTATGGATGCAGATGAAGGAAAATGGTGGGAGTCATGGGGTGCACCTCTTCTCATTACTTTCGTTTTCTAGTGAACCAACCATGAATAATTGTACTTCAAGGCCAGGGTTCAGCTGTGGGACCTTTGGTATATGCAACCATTGTCAATTTGTTAAGCTGAATACAAACTACCTAAGCAAACACATGTGATTTCATGAATGTCTTTCACTATGAATAAAGAATAGTAGAAATAActgcctattttaaaaagtaaatatgtttTGAGATATcacatttagaatttaaaattatttggggGAGATGTATtcttacatatatgtgtatgtgtatatatatatatatatatttgttttctttttctatgctcAAAAGGTTCAGATTTTGCTTAAACTGTGGAGCAACGGTTTCAGTTTAGATGATGGAGAATTGAGACCTTACAATGACCCAACAAATGCTCAATTTCTGGAATCTGTTAAGAGAGGGTAAGatgtattttttgtattctaCTTGTTACTTAgagtgggacttttttttttaagactactAATTATTAGTGCACTATGGGTTTTCAAGAAGTAGTTCCTGGAATATATTAAATAAGTAATTGCTGGGGTGTAGATATTCTTAAGTATATAAAGGATATACTGTTACCTGTAAGTCACTGGTTCTTTGTGGTGCAGGGGCATTGGACATTGgcccattttatgtatttatttattttttatgaaacagagagagagagagcgagagagagagggagagagggagagagatggagggaaagaaagagagagagaagctccCACGCTATTATGGTGGGAGGGGAATCCAGAGAGGGAAATTTATTCAGGTAGGAGCagctgaagttttttttgtttgtttgttttttgttttttgttttttacaaataaGAATGTGTACAGGAAAATATTAGTAAACATTgaataataatgatttataagtaaatttgcaaaaatttttaccAGATTTACCAcatttaattacaaaaattaatacaACAGCTATTAAGAAGCCTTAGAGATTCTTAAATGTGGTCTGTAATCTAAACTTACACTTTAAATTCCCAAATAAATGTACGTACATTTTCcaaattacatataataaaacaaatttgtcttatgaaaaaaagttacaaaacctTCTTAAAAGCGCTATTTATATACAGTTGTTTCTTGAAGAGAATTGTTTATAGCACCTGCACATGTACCAAAATTGTTATGTACTCGAGTTCCATAGTCGGTCCCGCAGAACCCATATGTATGAAAGAAAATTCATACATGTGGATTTCGCATccacaaatactgtatttttcaacTCATGTTTGGTTAAAAACAATCCACTTctaagtggacctgtgcagttcaaacccacgttgttcaaaggtcaactgtgtgtgtctgcatgtatgtatttagagacagagatTGAGTATCTTTACCTTCCTTGTAAAGGAATTGCTCTTTTATCAAACTTGTTAAGCTGATATCTTTCGGTATCAGTTTTTCAATTAGTATTTGTCtgaagcttttcatttttatcaaaacATGTAAGGAAATTTAACAAAATGATAAAGTTTTCAGTATTCTGAGTTCCAGAACTGCATTACTCcagtggtcaattttagagtaggtgtgatgtggtgctgagaagaatgtatattctgtggatttggggtggagagttctgtaaatgtctattaggtttgcttgttcgaggtctgagttcaagtcctggatatccttgttaattttctgtctcgttgatctgtctgatattgacaatggggtgttaaagtctcccactattagtgtgtgggagtctaagtctctttgtaagtcattaagaacttgccttatgtatctgggtgctcctgtattgggtgcatttatatttaggatcattagctcttcttgttgcagtgatccttttaccattatgtaatgtccttctttgtctcttttgatgtttgttgctataaagtctattttatcagagacgaaaattgcaattcctgcttttttttgctctccaattgcttggtaaatcttcctccatccctttattttgagcctttgtgtatccttgcatgtgagatgcatttcctggatacaacacactgctggggttttttttgtttttttttttatccaatttgccagtctgtgtcttttgattggggcatttagtccatttacatttagggttaatattgatatgtgtgaatttgatactgccatttaatgctagctggctgttttgccagtTAGTTGATCCAGATTCTTTATTATGTtcatgctctttaccatttggtatgtttttagagtggctgttactggttgttcctttctatgtgtagtgcttctttcaggagctcttgtagagcagccttggtggtgatgaaatctctaagtacttgcttgttcacaaagaattttatttttccttcacttatgaagcttagtttggctagggatgaaattctgggttgaaagttcttttctttaaggatgttgaatattgaccctcactctcttctggcttgtagggtttctgctgagagatctgttgtgagtctgatgggcttccctttgtaggtaacctgacctttctctctggctgcctttagcattttctccttcatttcaaccctggtgaatctgatgattatgtgccttggggttgctcttcttgaggaatatctttgtggtgttctctgtattccctgaacttgaatattggtctgccttgctaggttggggaagttttcctggataatctCCTGAAGAgttttttccagcttggattcattctcttcatcacattcaggtacacctatcaaacatagattaggtctcttcacatagtcccatatttcttggagactttgttcattcctttttacccttttttctctaatcttgccttctcatttgatttcattgagttgatcttcgacctctgatatcctttcttctgcttggtcaatttggctgttgaaacttgtgcatgctttgcaaagttctcgtgtcgtgtttttcagctccatcaattcacttatattcctctctaagttgtctattctcattagcatttcgtcaaatcttttttcaaggttcttagtttctttgcattgggttagaacatgttcttttagctcacagagatttcttattatccaccttctgaagtctgattctgtcagttcatcacacttattctccatccagccttgttcccttgctggtgaggagttgtgatcccttgtaggaggagaggcgttctggtttcaggtgttttcagcctttttagcgctggtttcttcccatctttggatttatccacctgtcgtctttgtagttactgactttcagattgggtctctgagtggacgtctaGTTTGTtggtgatgaagttatttctgtttcttagttttccttctaatagtctggtccctctgctgaaggactgctgaggtccactccaggccctgcttgcctgggaatcacctacAGCAGCTGaggaacagtaagggttgctaccagtttcttcttctgctatctttgtccccaAAGGATACcagccagatgtcagtctgagcgtTCGT from Saimiri boliviensis isolate mSaiBol1 chromosome 15, mSaiBol1.pri, whole genome shotgun sequence carries:
- the UBXN2B gene encoding UBX domain-containing protein 2B isoform X2 — encoded protein: MAEGGGPEPGEQERRSSGPRPPSARDLQLALAELYEDEVKCKSSKSDRPKAAVFKSPRTPPQRFYSREHEYSGLHIVRPSTGKIVNELFKEAREHGAVPLSEATRASGDDKSKSFTGGGYRLGNSFCKRSEYIYGENQLQDVQILLKLWSNGFSLDDGELRPYNDPTNAQFLESVKRGVTLIACMPEIQQLMLEIF